DNA from Drosophila busckii strain San Diego stock center, stock number 13000-0081.31 chromosome 2R, ASM1175060v1, whole genome shotgun sequence:
AAGGGACAATCTAAAAGTGGAATCTTAAGTTGCTGCCCAGTCATCAATACtgacaataaaacaaaacaaacaaacattttatctGCAGTTACAATTGAATcgaatttaagcaaaataaacagcagcaaagtcgTTTTTTGCTTAACGGTTAACTCAAAGCgtgggtgttgttgttgttcttatacactttgatatttttcatACAAATATCGCCGACTTATTGTTAGACAATCCGACGGAGTCGGTCGCAAAGCAAAACTCACCGCTTTAATTGAACTTCAGTGTTAAGCTTTGTTGTAATATTTAGCTAGACGAACTCTAATTGTTTTAGactgttattattaataagtCACTTGCTTGTAgttataatatgtatgtatatattttatatgttttcgCTGCAACACAACACCAGATGAGTGAATCTACTTAAGTTTGACCAAAGCATTGAACAACATAAATACACACTCCAGTGTTATGTAATCTTATGTTTGAAAATAGACATACAAATCTAACAACCTTCaagaataatatttgaaataaaattggaTTTAAATCGATAGCCCAATGTTAGTTTCATTATTTCAATGAATGTAGCATCGTTACgctaaaatttttgaatttgaacgAGTAGCTTAAAAGATAgttacaaatttgtatatatttgtaaaatttcaaaacaatttcatttgatttctaCAATTAAACATAACcagcactaaaaaaaaaccctCAAACTTTTCTTTGCAGGAacattgcatacatttttcgtcataaaaaaaaaatatatatatatacataaaaaagagagtgatgacaaaaataaatgagcaaGCATTGGCAATTTACAGTCagtgtaatttataattaaatataaacatttaaaaagccATTGACTTTAACTTATACTGTCATCTATTTACGttaaaaattgcacataaaactctatttgattattaaattagcAGCGATCTAGAcatgaatataataataacgCGTGCTAAGTAATTAGTATTTAAGTAATACAAATGTGTGTTTGCTGATTAATCTGTTGGCTTGTTTGTAGTCATGACGCTGTCGTCTCATCTCATCCCTTTCAATTATTTCCATATTTCGCAGTCATtgaaactgtttttttttttctgctgagCAAGGTCGAAGTTAACAGTTGCATTTCATGCGCATACATTTGGCCCCACTccgcgctctctcgctgccTTTGAACGCACTTTGCTgcgctctcgcttgcacttacACGCGTGCATGTGAAGAGAGCGAAGATGGTGGGGGACGAGTGgtgaaaaaataaactattctCGCACGAAATCACGGCGTGTCGCTTTCGAAAGGCACATGGAAAAACACAGCAAgggaaaaaaagcaaaacaaaaataaaataaatggagggcttaattaaaaagcaaaaatgtgcTGCGATTTTCCGCTTTTTTAACGCCAACTGCAACAACTtggcgccagcagctggcagcgcgCGCAGCCCTGGCTACGAACAAGAGTCATGGCACACAAATGGacaacattttgcaaaaaaagagaaagagagggggGCAAAGAGAAAACAGGACTACTTAGTGGCAACCTTTTATTTGCCATTGTGTCTCCAGCTGGGGGCTCATGTGTCTTCTTAGCGGcgacagcggcggcggcggcggctgctgcgcttttCTTTGCAACTCGCGAGATTCCACAATTCTTATTTCATTCTTGCGTTGGTTAATTAATGGGAACTGTGTAAAAAGTGCAGCCAAGTTAAGAAGCttgttaaaattgaaatgtgacgTGGGCGTTAAATTGTGGAAATTACTATTGtgtatttaaagcaaagcgcatGAATAGAGCAAGCAAACTGTTATTAATGCTCAGCTGCTAGtactaaattatatttaattaaattgaagagCACGAAAAATGAACTGTCTGTGCTAAGGTTTTATTTACTGCACTTAATACATGGATAATTGTTATATAGCAGCCGTGTACACtaatctatatgtatgtgtgcatgtgtgtgtgtgcgtgtgtgtgtgtattcatGTATGCGCCTTTATAGTGTTGCATTAAAACTATACACAGCCAAATGGCAGCGAATCCATCACAATTTACAGCGCAAACGGACCAAAgttggcaataaaatttaatttatatccTGACGGAGCTGCAACGcccaatgttgttgttgttgttgttgttgctgctgctgctgttggctgttggttAAGCTAACCCCAAGCGTCGCCCTTGCTCACGCTTTATATGGTTGGTGGTAAAGCAAACGCATCCAAGTGtttgcaaaacatttaattccATTTTCGATTACAGTTGAAATGCAGCAGGCTGTGGAGCGCAGCATTGGCCACATGGTCTGGGTTTgggacagtcagacagacagacagtcaggcCATATTAATGCGTGTGGGCTGCTGGTGTggcaaaaatgcaattgcaaattcccgacaaatttgaaatttgaattggTAAAACAGCTACGGCAGCACCTGatagacagacggacagacggactaACATACTACAAACAGCAgcgctacagctacagcttccGCCTGGTGTCATTTGTAAGCGTATTGTCCAACGCACACTCGAACAGCATTTGTTTGGGCTTACgccgtagcagcagcagcagcagatccttgcagctgtttgtttgtgtatccgtgtatctgtgtgtgtatgtgtgaatcAGGGCAATTGAAGTGCTTTAAAGTGCTCCATGGctggcacataaataaatgtttgcacatTTACTTTACCTACACTACCAGCAGTCTGGGGTTTCGTTGCCTTTGGCTTCGATTCATTGCGCTTCCTGTTCCCAGCACGTTCATAACTCAACTCTCTGGCCAAACTAAAGCCAGCTAGCCAGCTGGCCAGCTGGCCAGCTATCCATGGTGAAGGCGTGTGTGCGCTTTATTTACTTGTAATTTGAAGCCTGACTCTTTGCTGCAATCTCGAAACAAATCCTGCGCAGCTCTCAAACGCTAttccaatcccaatcccaatccctcTGAGAGGcattgccataactttgtatATTGTAATGGCCAAGCGATTGACTAAACTCTTGAGCTTATATactcaaaatatatacatCGATATATAGACAACATGTTGGCCAACTGACAGTCACTTATTATCGCATCAATGTTgcaactagcagcagcagcagcagcagcaacgtgacTGCATTTTCTATATCGCTTGGGCTCTTAAGCTTGCTCCGCTGAGACAAGTAGGTTCAAGTAATAGAGCTAACTAGCAGAGATTAGTTGATAATAGTGTCAATTCAAGTAGATTTCAGGTTTTTACCATTGACATAAGCTAAACAGTTTGCCAGAGATGCGAAGAGTTCTAGCCAACTACTTACTAAAGTGCTACTAAGGAACTAGTAGGTAGGAACTAGTAGGTAATTTCATTGGTTCAGTTGAAacgtttaaacaaattaaaatgtgttaGATGATGTCATGAAGAAAAGTTTccttttttatagttttaatttatcattagccaatcaatcaataaaacTGATCGAAAGGCGGTTTTGTACTTCATTTCACATATTTTAACATTAGGTTTGATTTTAAGGTGATTTTAAAAAGCGTTAAATGAGACGTTATGTCaccaataatattattattgttaaatattttactcaaAACCagtacaattaaaaaataactttttcCCTTGTTTTGTCAAAATGAGTTGGCGAgttgttttgatttgattaaatgtgttttgctttaaataaaaagtgttgtaataaaagaaattttgtatgtgctttattttttttttatagggATATATTCTTCAACCGTTTGACGatctgagtcgatatagccatgtcgcTCTATCTGAGCATCTCTAGCCctaagcagctgcataaagCTTTTGtattagctgcagcagcagagggGAGCATGAAGTGTAATATGCCCAGACTTGCCAGCGCCTAGTCGCCcactctctctccctttctctTTCTCACAGTGTCGCTTTTTGGAGCAGTTAGCAAAATGTCACGTAGCAAATGTGACAGCGTGGTCAACATAATGAATGGTTGCCACCCCGGAAAGGCGCTGCAAAAAGTGCAGCATTTGGACGCAGGTGCATGTGCACCCACACGCAGACAATGTGAGTGTAAATGTTAAGTATACGTcgctttatgtgtgtgtgtgtgtgtgtgtgtgagtataaCACATGCACTTTGGGAGTTCATGTCTCTGCTTTGATTGCTTTGCCGGCGATAGCAATAACCTTACCCCACTCTAAGCGAGACGAGAGTGGGAGCGACTGTGTGTGGGCTCCCAAAAATGTCACGACATTATGGGTGTGAAAGGCAgggacagcgacagcgacagcgacaacgacattGCATCTGATCTGGCCGCCCAAAAATTTTTGTGTCCATGCACGTGACAtttggctgcaatttgcaatttgattttctttCAAGCAGCAGGCCAGCAGGCcaggctggctggttggctggctggctggctggctggctacaAAGTTCCAGTTTGTTGGCTGCATAAGTTCAAGGATCCAATTGATTCCGAATGTCGTACCAATCGTATACTAGTGTCTGGTGAGTGCCTGTCGCTATCTCTGCATTGGCGTCTTTACATTGTTACACTTGACCAATTCGGATTGCAATTACACACCTGACTGTACTGGCACCGCACTTGGCTTCAACTTTTGTGTCCAAGTCcgtctctgtgtgtgctgctgtttctgtttgtgtgtgtgtgtgtgtgtgtgtgtgtgtgtggcaattggCGAACAACGATTTGTGTTGGCTTTACGTTGTTTGCCAATTTCAATGGCTGCTAGGATTATTGCCGTAGTTGCTTAGCCAGCAGTATCTATGGCGCGAGTCCTTCAAACAAACTGCGCTCTAATGCACTAATGAAAACTTGTCCTTTACTTACTTACTTTACTTCAGTTACTGTcccctctcactctcactctctctatctctctctctcaattcCGTTAATTGCAGCTGGTTGTCATCAGCTTCGCCGCTGTCAATCCAAACATCAAAGCGCTGAGCGAGCTTTGCAATAAACTTGATTGCGCTTCTCTGTGCTCCACACACGTTTATATGTGTCACTTAAAAGTTCTCAAAAAATGATTACGTTGAAGCACCAGCAAATACAcgtcactctctcgctctctctatctctcttaaCTGTTTACCTAGTACACTGACCTGACCAATAAGTGGCCAAGCCCGGCCTGCTCGACATCATCCGGCTTCCTTCCGTTAACAAAATCACTTTGATTAGTCACAATCAGTCACAGGCTGCTTTCCATTGCGAATTTTGTCGAGTCAATATTTCCAATATTGAGGTTGACTGGCAATCGTAAATTAATAGACACATCAATATTagatataatttttttaattcaattgaatttattacattgattaaaacatttaatgttaaacaatattttaaaatcatatTACTAACAATAAGATCGAATCGAAGTCGtaaattaataacatattATTGCGATGCTATTCttattcataaaaataaactataatttttttattacatttattaattatcaGATAGTTCAAAAAGTCTtttaactgtaaataaataattatgattttagttttaaattcacgaatataaactttaattttaacatacttaatttaattattaatgcaatGCTAAATGTAGACTAGCCAGATAAATGCGTAGTCAAtacttacaaattaatttacttagaGCTGgcataatttttgatttgtctgtcacattttttttatttcagttacttttgatatttatgttaatcGTTAATGTTTCTTAAGCAGTTTTAACTTATACTTTattaactttgtttatttgttttgcgttAATTAACTTTCATTTGCTGCCATGCCATGCCATACCAAGCACTCAAATCTGTAAGTAGTTCCTCTTAGCAGCTCCTCCAATTGCATCAATGTCTCCTGTTTGCAGGCTCACCCTCGTTGCCAGTCGTGACTACAGCACATTTTCGGGAGGCGGAGGTCTGACCCAGCGTCTGCTCAAGCCCATGAGCATGGAGCTGAGGTCCGCGCAGGTTCAAATGATACGCAGGCGCCAGCAGCTTATAAAGGAGCTGTATGAGCAGGAGTTTGAGGATCAGAGCGAGGAGCTGAGTAAGCTAAAGCTCAGCCTGAAAGCGTTGGCCTGGCGTTATCGCTGCACGCCGCTGGGCTTGCTGCCGGTTTGGCAGTAGTTAGCCCAAAATTCTTTGGCCAATAAGCAGgcagcaaacatatttatgcaaataggAATTACAATGCTGTGCATTGTTTGTACTATGTTTAGATATGTATGCTGTCTATTTAATTGGCAAACGTGTTTGTGCATGCACAAAAGTCAGTTCATTGTTTATCCCAGTGTATAgcaggcaaatatttatttgctgcggTCAGCTGGTTGCtgcagcataataaattgaatttgtcagcttttgtttgcggTCATTAATCTATTTAGATGCCACGccctggcagcagcagaattcGCTTCTTATTGTTTAATGGATGAATGCGAAATTTCGACTTGGAGGCGTAGCttgacataaaaaaaaaaaatagaagcttttgcatatttgctttgTCCAAACCGAAATCCCTATTGTATTTGTGGGCAGCTTCAATAAAAACGCCGCTTGTcatattaattgaaagctCTGCCAGGCTAAACTTTGGGTAGgcgttgtttgttttctttttgtcgtCTGTTCATCATCATTCGTCATTGTCTGggctggcagcgcagcagctcatGTGAGAGAGTCAGCAGCATCATTTTGCATGCTCAATAGGCGCTGGAGAGATAAGACTTGATGGGCAATGGAAAGCTTTCGCTTCGTGTTCTTAATGCACTCAGTTGCACTTCCGTTAACTTTTGCACCCTGCTGCCTTTTAGAGCAGTGTGCAGTCAGCGATGCgctaatcaaattataaattgtgcCCAACAGTcaaagtgaaagagagcgcgcgataAAGAGTCGTTTAGTGCAGTCAGCAAGCCCGACATTGTCATCATCAGCACGTCCGCGGCATCATAATTCTCATTCGATATggcgaaaaagcaaaaagtgtgcCTCCCTCCCTTTGCAGTACTTTATAATGTAGGTCGTTGGTCCATTTGCCATTGTGcagttacattttaaattttattttttttcttttcccTCCCGAGTTATGCGTGTAATTGAGCGGGcgctgcaaactgcaattgcCGTTAGCAGGTGTTGGATAGCATGCGCGCCTACCCACTAGAGGAATATTAAACAATGCATTcctttaattaacaatttacacacattttttCTACActcagcagcttttgcttcaTATAATTGATATTTGTATTGGCCATTGGTTAtactttgtattttatatttgcagctgtGCACCTTTTGTCGAATAGACTCACAttaatgcttataaaaaaatttattgaattctgCAATCACATAAAATGATGCTGTATTTCATTTGCACCAAACTCAAAATCCATTAACGCAAATCTTTTGGCATTTGCCCTGGACGACTTACTAGAAAttctatttttcatttattttttctgcatCTCTTTGCTTTTACATTCTAAAGAGAAAACTGTAATCACCTTTGTGATTttactttgcattttgctCTATCGCAATGCTTTTCAACCATTTTTGTATGTAcgtacatatttttgtatgtatgtatttgtgtacttgcatatatgcaaatatgtacGTGTGTATCTATATGGCCATTAACTCATCCAAACACTTCCGTCTAAGCAAAATATACCAACAGCAGGCAGCGGCCAGACTTTTCGCGGGGAATTCccctttttatttctttggtCAGGCGGCGGCACAACTACGAAGCAGCATGCTTTTAATAATGGCTTTGCAACCATTTCTTATCATTATCATGGCAAGCGTTTAACTTTAAACGACTTTTGTATTGTGGCTACGGCTATTCAAGATATTGTTGTATGCACCACATTATAcgaattgcagcaaaaattacaacaatgcGCTATTTAATAAGTTTGCCGCATCTCACTCAGCgcttctttgttgttgtttattttgatgttCAACTCTAGAGATGGGTACGTgattataacaaaatgttatCAGTTGAAtgtatttttgcataattaattgagttaagttcatttatatatcacatatatgcaaattaactctgttgcaaataaaactaGTGGTTTAGAAGCTTTAGATATTGTTATATACGGTacacaattatatttaacttaagcGATGATTTTGCCATTACTCACGACACGTATGATCGCACTTCTCCAGCAATATTTGAATGATATCGATATCGATAGCTATCAGTAcgttaaaattaaacttaaacagcgctaaaatttgccaaaaaaaatgtaaagtatAAAGTATTGATTACTTAacttatttaacaaaataagtGATTTATCGTATTgtggctttttttttggtacaTATCGTAAAAAGAACCGATAATTACATGCCGATAGTTTGCAGCGCACTGTTTAGTTCATAATTCAAAGAGTCTTGAAGCGTTTGGTTGATCAGTTTGGTGCGGAAATTTGAGACAAGTGTTaagtgttatttttgtttttgtaacgttccaatatatgtaataaaacCATTGTAAATTCTTATATAAGGTAATAATAACATTGTAAATACGTATAGTATATGATGTTCGAGCTAAGATTTCCTGCTGCTAGATCAGCGCTTTtactcatacatacatatatgtatatgtacaaatatgtgcatatgcataccatgtgtatataaaatgtataaatatgtgtgtatgtacaattacagtttttattttgtatgattTTAGATGCGCTTGACACTCGGCGTGGGAGCAGctcagctgttgcttttaattacattttgtggAACGCTGACAGTTGGAGCAGGAGGCGTTCCACCTTTGATTACTGGCGCCGTGGATATTATTAAACTGATTCAAGGTGTAACAACAGGCATATTGAAGGTATGGGACTTAATTGGCTATTTGCCCACAAATGGCAACGATCTGCCCATAGTGGAAAACAGGCAGCACCAAATTATTGAGCAAATTTCATTGATCAGCGATCAGATAGACCGCTCTGAGAAACAGCAAGAGGAATACTTTAAACTAACCATAGAGAGCATGAAAAAAGAGCTGCATGCCGAGTCGCAACTGGCGCATCAGATGCACATAGTCAGCGATTTAACCAAGCTGATAACAATGCGCTATGACCAAATGAATTCCTACAAGGACGCCACCATTGAGCCCATTACTTTCTATGGCTTCGTCGAATGGAATGTGGTGCCCGGTCCAACTGCGCTGCCATTTCTGCTGCGCCGACTGCACGAGGAGATGTATGGTGATGTTAAGGAAGACAGTAGCAACTCGCTCTTTGCGCTGTTGGTGCGCAATTATGAAAATGAAGTGGACCAAATATGCTCGTCTAATCGCTCGCCGCAGCAGTTTGCATATGATCTGTTTACTAAGGCGGCGCTTACGGAGCTTAAAGTCTATCTCACGGCGCAATTTTCATGGATAGCGCTGCGCAATGCAGGACGCGGTAATTTCACGAAGGAGCTATCCCTAATGCAGGAGAGCTATGATAAGAACTTGCAGCATTCACAGAAATTACTAATTGACGTTATGGTGCGCACCGGACGCGTCTATTGGCGCTGCGATCCCAAGCCAGACGCGCAGGTGTTGGGTCGGAGCTATGAGCAGGTGACACGTCTGCTGCAAGGCTATATAGAAAACGAGGTAAATCTGAACGCGGAGCAAAGCTGTACTCAAACCTGCGAGGATTATGATAATGTGCGCATCACTGGATGCTACCCAGATACGTTCTGCAATAAGCAGCCGAAGTGCAGTGGACGTTTGTATAATTGCCGCTTTATAGAGGCGGATATGTCGATTTGCATGTCCAAGAACAGCTCGCGGCGTTACGATTACGTTGAATATGATAATGGGCGCGTTATAGGCGCTGATGCTGGTACTCATGGCACCCAATGCCCTGGACCTAAGCAGGAGGCCGATTCGTGGTCATATTGGTTTTGGCGCTGCAACTATTGCTTATGTCTGTGTGACGATGAAGAGAGTGCCGTGAGTGATCGGTACTTTAGCTTGCGTGATACATTATCGGATTTCCGTTTAAATATGATTGTCACGGGCGCGCGTTTTATTAAGGATCAGCGtgtatttcatttgcagctgcaacaaggCGAGCTGTTGCCTGGTGGCTTAGTCAATCAGTCTTCGCTTGCCTGGATACCTTTGGAGTCCTTCGATGTTAGCCATGTAGATGTCCGCGAGGGCTTTGACTACCACAAGCTCAGCTACAAGAGCCGTGCCGTAGATTTGGATGAGATCAGCACTACAAATAGCTCGCTTGTGGTGACTGGCGCACGTTTGCGCGTGCTCAAAAATCATCTCAACTTAGAGGTGCGATTTAGCTTGTTTAATGTAACCACAGGCCGCCTCATGCTGCCAGAGAAGCATAGTGTTTGGTTGTCCAACGACAAGGAACATACTCAGTTGATTCTTAAAAATCCACACATTCCAACTAAATCGATGCTGTCCTCCATGCCGCTATCAAAGCACAACGAGTTTATGGAATTTGTCAGCTCCAGCACAGATAAGGACGCGGCGCAAAACACTGTGCCCTACATTGATGTGCAGGATGTTGTTCCCAATCCGGCCGTTGCACTTTCTGGCCTGGGCATTTATCACAAAGGACGCAATGGTTATGGTGGATTCTTTGCACCAAAGATCATCACATACGACTTGTCCAAAACCATTACTAAGCCCACTCAATTGAACATGTACTTTTAATTGCATcacaaaaaatttcatttaagcttAAGGTAAAAACACCAAAGctgtttaatttgcatttcaattttaaaaaaaaatccgccaaatttgaatttacgTTGGCGCGCacgctttttacttttgctcgATAATTTAACCATGCTTATCGATTATGAACTATTGTGCAGTTCACTTAAATAATCTTAACAACTGTAAAACTGATTaactattaaatacaataaagaccatttttttataaatgtaactgcttatattatttaccAAGGCTTTCATTTAATTCTGTTGATGCAAGGAGCAAAGTCCAATTGAGTAGTTTCATTTTCAGCTAGTGTCATTGGAACTggttatttgtttgtttgtgaaaCTTAAGCCGGCTGACATTAAAGTAGGAGCAAAGCACATGTTAAAGTCGTTCTTGCCAAAGCGCTTACCGCATCTACTCGCAATAGCAAATCGAgttcaattatttaagcaaccAGCACAAAGGTTTTATACACGCGGCATAATTAGTATGGGTGACAAAGGCGATAAAATAGCGCTCGATGAAGCCATTTTATTCACATTCTAAAGAGAAAACTGTAATCACCTTTGTGATTttactttgcattttgctCTATCGCAATGCTTTTCAACCATTTTTGTATGTAcgtacatatttttgtatgtatgtatgtatgtatattcgCCTTTGTACactaaaagtattaaatttcttCAAATACTGTGCTGTAATAATCCAAACACTTCCGTCTAAGCAAAATATACCAACAGCAGGCAGCGGCCAGACTTTTCGCGGGGAATTCccctttttatttctttggtCAGGCGGCGGCACAACTACGAAGCAGCATGCTTTTAATAATGGCTTTGCAACCATTTCTTATCATTATCATGGCAAGCGTTTAACTTTAAACGACTTTTGTATTGTGGCTACGGCTATTCAAGATATTGTTGTATGCACCACATTATAcgaattgcagcaaaaattacaacaatgcGCTATTTAATAAGTTTGCCGCATCTCACTCAGCgcttctttgttgttgtttattttgatgttCAACTCTAGAGATGGGTACGTgattataacaaaatgttatCAGTTGAAtgtatttttgcataattaattgagttaagttcatttatatatcacatatatgcaaattaactctgttgcaaataaaactaGTGGTTTAGAAGCTTTAGATATTGTTATATACGGTacacaattatatttaacttaagcGATGATTTTGCCATTACTCACGACACGTATGATCGCACTTCTCCAGCAATATTTGAATGATATCGATATCGATAGCTATCAGTAcgttaaaattaaacttaaacagcgctaaaatttgccaaaaaaaatgtaaagtatAAAGTATTGATTACTTAacttatttaacaaaataagtGATTTATCGTATTgtggctttttttttggtacaTATCGTAAAAAGAACCGATAATTACATGCCGATAGTTTGCAGCGCACTGTTTAGTTCATAATTCAAAGAGTCTTGAAGCGTTTGGTTGATCAGTTTGGTGCGGAAATTTGAGACAAGTGTTaagtgttatttttgtttttgtaacgttccaatatat
Protein-coding regions in this window:
- the LOC108595817 gene encoding uncharacterized protein LOC108595817, translating into MPCHTKHSNLLTLVASRDYSTFSGGGGLTQRLLKPMSMELRSAQVQMIRRRQQLIKELYEQEFEDQSEELSKLKLSLKALAWRYRCTPLGLLPVWQ
- the LOC117134660 gene encoding uncharacterized protein LOC117134660; this encodes MRLTLGVGAAQLLLLITFCGTLTVGAGGVPPLITGAVDIIKLIQGVTTGILKVWDLIGYLPTNGNDLPIVENRQHQIIEQISLISDQIDRSEKQQEEYFKLTIESMKKELHAESQLAHQMHIVSDLTKLITMRYDQMNSYKDATIEPITFYGFVEWNVVPGPTALPFLLRRLHEEMYGDVKEDSSNSLFALLVRNYENEVDQICSSNRSPQQFAYDLFTKAALTELKVYLTAQFSWIALRNAGRGNFTKELSLMQESYDKNLQHSQKLLIDVMVRTGRVYWRCDPKPDAQVLGRSYEQVTRLLQGYIENEVNLNAEQSCTQTCEDYDNVRITGCYPDTFCNKQPKCSGRLYNCRFIEADMSICMSKNSSRRYDYVEYDNGRVIGADAGTHGTQCPGPKQEADSWSYWFWRCNYCLCLCDDEESAVSDRYFSLRDTLSDFRLNMIVTGARFIKDQRVFHLQLQQGELLPGGLVNQSSLAWIPLESFDVSHVDVREGFDYHKLSYKSRAVDLDEISTTNSSLVVTGARLRVLKNHLNLEVRFSLFNVTTGRLMLPEKHSVWLSNDKEHTQLILKNPHIPTKSMLSSMPLSKHNEFMEFVSSSTDKDAAQNTVPYIDVQDVVPNPAVALSGLGIYHKGRNGYGGFFAPKIITYDLSKTITKPTQLNMYF